caatttcccgggatagaacggtttcgtctcgctttagcttcctcatcatttttgcaagtggctcgaagcgatgtaaaaatggcgccgaatcattctcatacggtatgctttagcttatactgaatccccgatagctacgttgaaacggtgactgtaggagacaaagacacagagcgcgttcccatacggatcgaccagcaacagtctgaccgttttaggaaccaaccgttcaagaatagtatggaatggagcgtcgcgatcagcggaccgtccgaaaaacttgggtctttaccaacatataccccaacattttctcagcggatttgcacgaatctcaagaatgatccctggagcctaaaaatttacggaattccgtaattttacggaagaatcccatgtctgtttGGTGCAATTAAACAGGTAACCTAATGGCAAATCATTGTGTAAAACTTtctttacaactttctttcacaaagtgtacatattttttttattttttttagcaatattgttttcgtggtgcagtacctgtgtttaaaaataataaaatacacaGCGGACATAATTTCGCTTTATTTGAATGACTTTCCACTTTACAAAGATTGGTTTAGAATAAGAGCGCAGATTTAAACCAAtttgaacaagaagggcaaagcccatacgactcacatgcttgacctaaacctagcaatgacatcatacactaagaactgctttacacatttttcctaccaaaatacatgtgaccttgacccaaggtcaaggtcatccaaggtcatgcaacacaaagctgttaattcaagacataggaagtacaatggtgcttattggctctttctaccatgagatatggtcacttttagtggttcactaccttattttggtcacatttcataagggtcaaagagaccttgaccttgatcatatgtgaccaaatttgtctcatgatgaaagcataacatgtgccccacataatttttaagtttgaaacagttatcttccatagttcagggtcaaggtcacttcaaaatatgtatacaatccaactttgaagagctcctgtgaccttgaccttgaagcaaggtaaaccaaactggtatcaaaagatggggcttactttgccctatatatcatatataggtgaggtattcaatctcaaaaacttcagagaaaatgtgaaaaatgtgaaaaatagctgttttttagacaacatttatggcccctgcgaccttgaccttgaagcaaggtcaagatgctatgtatgttttttggggccttgtcatcatacaccatcttgccaaatttggtactaatagactgaatagtgtccaagaaatatccaacgttaaagttttccggacggccggacggtacggacggacggacggacgactcgggtgagtacatagactcacttttgcttcgcatgtgagtcaaaaaaacagTTGCTTATACCTTCTACCATGCTTGGTACTTTGAACAAACTTTATGATTGTTTTTGAGGCTTTCATTGTTGCAGCACAATGCTGCTCAGTGCAAATTAACTTTTTTGAAGGCGAAGTGTCTGCACCCAGACACATCCTTACTCTGAGGTCTCAAAGCAAACCCGCAAATTGAGGCACACCTCCCAACGCCATGCAAGATATTGCAGATTTATTGCACGATTACGTGGCTGGAGCGGATAGGGCAAGTAGCCTAATAAGTTTACAATTTAAAACGAATGcttctttcattgacaaaagcagtaatcatgtgtcaaaacactggaTCGGCTTTGGAATGCGCTTGTAAATAAAAGTAGACAATGAATTTTTCTTGTGATTCCACTGACCAATCTGCTTGTAGTCTggacaatcaagcgtacaaaatatggcaaaatcgtatgggttcacaGGTCTGCTATACACTTCAGGTTTGGGGTGtccacaagctaactttttttttactcgagCATGTTGGCAACGAACTGGAGAACAACATCTGACCATGTTGATCGGTGGGTGGCCCACTCCGAGGGTCAATGCGCTCCGTTAGTTGCACGAGCTGTTCCTCAGAGAGGGGGCAAGCCGTGGCAGGCACATCCTAACGACTGTCTGGCAAAGGATGGTCCTCGATTATCGATTGAAGGCTTCTCCCTTTCCAGAAGTCCTGTACTGCTGTGGATGTGCTGGCTCGTCTCTCCAGCATCCCCCTGAAGAAGAGCTGCAGGGGAGTTCTGTTGCGCTCTGTCCTCAGGGGTTGGTGGTTCTTCTGTTCCACAATCCACTGTAGGGACCGGTTCAGCCTGGGCAGAAAAACATAGTGGAGGGCCCACAAGTGAATGGGATTGTCCATGTTCAGTATCCCCAGACCACCTTCTGCCTGTGGTGTTCCCATTGCAGTAAACAGGTCATGGTAAGGGTTCACCACATCTTTCCAGACGTCGAGCCAGAGACGCTCGATCCTTTGGTTATGGTCACTGCGGCCTTGCATCGCACTGCCTCTCCCTTCTCCCCTGTGTTCATTCATGAGGGCGACGACATCCAGATTCTCGCCACCATGGTCCATGCGGACTCTTGACGGGAGTCCAAAGCGTTGGGTTCCACCCAAAAACAGATCCCGAACGGTCTCTGACCTGTTGTTTCGGTGGCATGGAGGAAGGTAGTGGCCCGGCTAAAGCCATCGATTGCCCCATGAATCACCATTTTCCACCTGCAATATAACAAACAGAGATCCGTTTCCATATGTGATTTCACCACACAAATTCTGATTAAAGAGTTATTGGGAAATAAGTACAGGTAACATGCTCAGTAAATATTAAAAAGTAATGGTCAAagtgctttttcatgaccgagaatcaagaccattatttttaatatatatcattgagaaaaggtgtgtaacccatttaatccacctttcttcaattttgcaaagaaataaatcaagaaaAGCAATTGCTTTATATGACTTTTCTTCGTCATGTCCATAAGCCTTAAGGgtcttgtaggtcttaaaaggaggattccactaacTGCTGGGACTCTaaaatttgataaaaacaagcaaaATTTTGGTAATGTCTGCTGGTTAATAACACATACAATTCAGTgaaatttaataaaaataactgagaaaaccgcaatgtaaagcttttacaaacttgaccccactgtgaccccaaaatgtgacagggatcaaccaaactagggtcacgTAGGTAGATGATCAAATCCTTCAAGtattcaaagtttcaaagctcaagcttcaaaaacacctgagataacatcaatgttaagatattttgattcgaacatgaccccctgtgaccccaaaacttgacaaaggtcaatcttcttcttcttcagcgttcgacgatggctgtgtctagattctttggcccgtgatgttgacgaagtgggctgtgacgaaggtcaatcaaccttatgtcgtcttcttcttcttatgcgttcgtgggctgaaactcccacgtgcactcgtggtttgcacgagtggaattttacgtgtatgaccgtttttaccccaccatttaggcagccatacgccgctttcggaggaagcatgctgggtattttcttgtttctataacccaccgaactctgacatggattacaggattttttcgtgcgcacttggtcttgtgcttgtgtgtacacacgggggtgttcggacaccgaggagagtctgcacacaaagttgactccgagaaataaatctcccgccgaacgtggggacgaactcacgctgacagcaggcaactggatacaaatctagcgcgctacccactgagctacatccccgcccacaatcTTATGTCAAGTTGGTAGATTATCAAAACCTAGAAGTGTGCGTACTATTAAAGCTCTAGCTAAAAACACATCTGAGATAacatcaacgttaagtt
This region of Littorina saxatilis isolate snail1 linkage group LG8, US_GU_Lsax_2.0, whole genome shotgun sequence genomic DNA includes:
- the LOC138973339 gene encoding uncharacterized protein isoform X1, whose product is MDHGGENLDVVALMNEHRGEGRGSAMQGRSDHNQRIERLWLDVWKDVVNPYHDLFTAMGTPQAEGGLGILNMDNPIHLWALHYVFLPRLNRSLQWIVEQKNHQPLRTERNRTPLQLFFRGMLERRASTSTAVQDFWKGRSLQSIIEDHPLPDSR